The genomic window GTAGTGCAGCACGCCGACCACCATGAGCGCCTCGAGCAGGCTGGTGTTGAACAGCCGAGCGGCCTTCTGGGTGGCGGGCACCCGGTGGAACAGCTTCTGTACCGGAGCGGGGATGGCGGTGTCGATCTTGGGCACCACCCAGATGGGGGTGCGCTGGAAGACGGTGAGCGCCTTCGCCTTCTTGGCCACCTCGGGCACCAGCTGCACGGCCGTCGCGCCGGTGCCGATGATCGCCGCCTTGCGGCCGGTGAGGTCGAAATCGTCTTCCCACGCGGTGGTGTGGATGATCTTGCCCGCGAACGAGTCGATGCCGGGGAACGGCGGAGTGTATGGCTGGGACAGGAAGCCTGTCGCGGTGAGCAGGTAACGGCCCGTAAGGGTTTCACCGCCCGCGACCGAGACCACCCAGTGCTCGTGCTCCTCGTCCCACCGGGCGCCGTCGACCACCGTGCCGAAGCGCATGCGCCTGCGCAGACCGTACTTGTCGGCGATGTGCCCCGCGTACTTCTTCAGCTCCGCACCCGGCGCGAACAGCCGCGTCCAGAAGGGGTTCGGCTCGAACGAGTACGAGTAGGTGACCGAGGCGATGTCGACCGCGAGGCCCGGGTAATGGTTGACGTGCCAGGTGCCACCTAGGTCGTCCTCGCGTTCGAGGATGACGTAGTTGCTCAGGCCGAGTCGATCGAGCTCGATGCCCGCCCCCATGCCACCGAATCCCGCACCGACAACGACCGCGTCGTACTGAGGCGCCACTCCGAACCTCCAGGTATGTGAACCGTTTCTCACGGAATGACACATCATTCCGTTTGTGACGACTGTATCATCGTGAACGTGACGAAGCCATTGACGCGAGCCCAGCGACGTAAAGCCGAGCTGCGCCAGGAAATCATCGACACCGCCTTCGTCTGTTTTTCGGAGAAGGGCTATCACGCCACCGGAATCGCCGATATCGCCGGTCACCTCGGCATCGGGCACGGCACCTTCTACCGCTACTTCAGCAATAAGCGCGACATCATCGATCATGTGATCGACGACCTGTCGGCCAAGATCATCGACAGTCTCGGCACGGAGAACGCCCCCGACGCCGCCACCACGCTCGACGAATACCGCGCGCAAACCGACCGGATCGGCCAGGCACTCACGCACATCCTGATGGACGATCGCAGGGTCGCGCAGCTGCTGCTGGTGCACGCCCCCGGCATCGACGACGAACTGACCGCGCGACTATACGGCCTGCTCGACATGGCCGACGCGCTGACCGCGGGCTACCTCGACCACGGCGTCGAACTCGGTTATCTGCGTGCGGATCTGGACACCGTCAACACCGCGCGGGCGGTGACCGGCATGCTGCTCGCCGGCATCGTGCACGGCCTGCGCGACACCGACGAGGGCGCCATCCAAGGCCTCAACGAGGCCATCCGGCGGCTGCTGATCGACGGCGTTCGCAAGGATTGAGCAAATCGGCAAGCCCCCTGACGCGTCTCGCGGAGTTAAAGTGATGCACTGCTCGATGTGTCCGCTCCGATGTGTTCGCCAGGGGGCCGCTCGTGGTCGCAAGAGACCAGGGAGTACGAAAAATGCACATTCCCGCGGACCGGCGCACCGGCCCTGACAGAATGTCGCCCGTGACCCCCGAGGATGTGAGCCGAATCAGTTTTGCGACACCGCCATTCGGGCAGCGCGGTTATCACGCGGACGAGGTGGACGCGTTCCTCGATCTGGTCGCCGCGACCATGGCCGGACGGGGCTCCCTCGCCGCCGACGATCTGCGGCACGTCACCTTCGACGCGCCGCGGCCCGGCGGGCGTGGTTATCGTGCGGACCAGGTCGACGAATACCTGGATCAGGTGCGCGTCGAGCTAGAGATCCGGCAGCGCGGGGTGCGGCCCGCACCGGCGGGCAACGGGCACGCGATGCTCACGCCCGACGATGTGCGGCGGATGCGGTTCACCCAGTCGCCGGTGGGCCGACGTGGG from Nocardia iowensis includes these protein-coding regions:
- a CDS encoding flavin-containing monooxygenase, which translates into the protein MAPQYDAVVVGAGFGGMGAGIELDRLGLSNYVILEREDDLGGTWHVNHYPGLAVDIASVTYSYSFEPNPFWTRLFAPGAELKKYAGHIADKYGLRRRMRFGTVVDGARWDEEHEHWVVSVAGGETLTGRYLLTATGFLSQPYTPPFPGIDSFAGKIIHTTAWEDDFDLTGRKAAIIGTGATAVQLVPEVAKKAKALTVFQRTPIWVVPKIDTAIPAPVQKLFHRVPATQKAARLFNTSLLEALMVVGVLHYKQAKPLNKAAGVLAKAHLRASVRDKETRKQLTPHYDFGCKRPTFSNTYFRTFNQPHVRLETTSIDHIEADGIVTADGHKTEIDTLILATGFNLWDVNFPAIEIIGRDGVNLGKFWRDNRFQAYEGITVPKFPNFLSLNSPYSYSGLSYFTTIEAQMKHMGRLFGELFRRGEQTFEVTEAANAGFLDRVTDKLSSSVFYGGDCSTARSYYFNPHGEAALLRPTSTLNAHREAVSFPLDDYVYGKTA
- a CDS encoding TetR/AcrR family transcriptional regulator, producing MTHHSVCDDCIIVNVTKPLTRAQRRKAELRQEIIDTAFVCFSEKGYHATGIADIAGHLGIGHGTFYRYFSNKRDIIDHVIDDLSAKIIDSLGTENAPDAATTLDEYRAQTDRIGQALTHILMDDRRVAQLLLVHAPGIDDELTARLYGLLDMADALTAGYLDHGVELGYLRADLDTVNTARAVTGMLLAGIVHGLRDTDEGAIQGLNEAIRRLLIDGVRKD
- a CDS encoding DivIVA domain-containing protein codes for the protein MSPVTPEDVSRISFATPPFGQRGYHADEVDAFLDLVAATMAGRGSLAADDLRHVTFDAPRPGGRGYRADQVDEYLDQVRVELEIRQRGVRPAPAGNGHAMLTPDDVRRMRFTQSPVGRRGYHEEEVDAFLDLVAATLAHGGPGSLTVADVRAVRFTEARLGTRGYQRDEVDAFLDLVVTALQHAEHQHHRWTLHRDGTE